GCAGCAGCGACGACCCGGCGGCGACGAGGCCGACACCCGGGCGGTCACTAACCGGCGCTCTACGGCGCGTCTCCCTGTTGCCGGTCCACGGCCCCGCGAGAACCGGGGGCGGCAGTGTCATGCAGGCCCTCAACGAGCGACCGAACTAGGCCGTCACCCCGGCTCCCGCCGAGTCCCAACAGCGAGCACCGTACCGGTGCCCACAACAAGGATGGTGCCCTAGTGACCGAGGACGGCACGGACCCGACCGTGGAGCGGGTAGTGGCGGGGATCACCGAGGCCGAGGCCGCCGCCGCGGCGGCGCTCGCCGGTGCGGACTCCTCGCGCTGGACCAGCAAGCTGCCGGTACGGCAACGGATCGCTTTGCTGTTCGACCCGGACAGCTGGGTGGAGGACGGCCTGCTCGCGGACGCCACCGGTGACCAGCTACCCGCGGACGGCGTGCTCACCGGCGTCGGGACGGTCCGGGGTCGACCGGTCGCCGTGATCGCGCACGACTTCGCGGTGAAAGCCGGCTCGTGGGGACGACTGACCTGTGAGAAGCAGATCCGCATCCTCGAGCGCGCCGACCGCGATCTGATGCCGGTCGTCTACCTCGTCGACTCCGCCGGCGGCCGGCTCACCGACCAGCTCGGTTTCTTCCCCGGACGCCGTGGGGCGTCGGCCATCTTCAACCTGCAGGTGCGGCTGTCCGGCCGGGTGCCGCAGATCTGCTGTCTGCACGGGCCGTCCGCGGCCGGCGGCGCGTACATGCCGGCGTTCACCGACTGGGTCGGCATGGTCAACGGCAACGCGTCGATGTACCTCGCCTCCCCGCGGGTGGCCGAGAAGGTCACCGGCGAGCGGACCACGCTGGAGGAGATGGGCGGCGCCGTCATGCACGCTTCGGTGTCCGGCTGCGGGGACGAGGTGTTCGACACCGACTGGCAGGTGATCGCGGCCGCCCGGCTGCTGCTCTCGTACCTGCCGGACAGCTGGCAGTCCGCGCCGCCGACCGTGCCGGGCACCGCCCCGGAGCTGGCGAGCTGGCCGGACGGGCTGGTCCCGCTCGACCCCAACGCGGCGTACGACGTGCGTGAGGTGATCCTGCGGCTGGTCGACGCGGGCAGCTTCTTCGAGGTCAAGTCGGCGTGGGCGACGGAGCTTGTCACCGGGTTCGGCCGCCTCGACGGGCAGGTCGTGGGGCTGGTCGCCAACCAGCCGTCGGTGCGCAGCGGTGCCGTCTTCGTCGACTCGGCGGACAAGGCGGCCAGGTTCGTCTCGCTGTGCGATGCGTTCAACGTCCCGCTGGTGTTCCTCCAGGACGTGCCGGGCTTCATGGTGGGCGTGGCGGTGGAGCGGCAGGGCATCATCAGGCACGGCGCGAAGATGATCACCGCGATGGCCAGTGCCGAGGTGCCCAAGTTCACCGTGGTGATGCGCAAGGCGTACGCAGCCGGGTTCTACGCGATGTGCGCCCCCGGCTTCGAGCCACGGGCCACACTCGCGCTGCCCACGGCGACCATCGGCACCATGTCACCCGAGGCGTCCACCAACGCGGTGTACGCCAACAAGATCGCGGCCATCGAGGACCCGGCGGCGCGGGCGGCGTTCGTCAGCGCGCGGGTGGCTGAGCAGGCCGGTGACTTCTCCCTCGCCAAGATGGGCAGCGAGGTGGTCGTCGACGCCGTGGTCCAGCCGCAGGACCTGCGTGCGGAGCTGCTGCGCCGGTTGCGTGCCGCGTCCGGCTGGCAGCGTTCCGGCCACCGGCGGCACCACGTGGTGAGTCCGGTATGACACCCCGCCTGCGCAGCCTGCTGTTCGTACCCGGGTCGCGACCGGACATGGTCGCCAAG
This DNA window, taken from Streptosporangiales bacterium, encodes the following:
- a CDS encoding acyl-CoA carboxylase subunit beta, yielding MERVVAGITEAEAAAAAALAGADSSRWTSKLPVRQRIALLFDPDSWVEDGLLADATGDQLPADGVLTGVGTVRGRPVAVIAHDFAVKAGSWGRLTCEKQIRILERADRDLMPVVYLVDSAGGRLTDQLGFFPGRRGASAIFNLQVRLSGRVPQICCLHGPSAAGGAYMPAFTDWVGMVNGNASMYLASPRVAEKVTGERTTLEEMGGAVMHASVSGCGDEVFDTDWQVIAAARLLLSYLPDSWQSAPPTVPGTAPELASWPDGLVPLDPNAAYDVREVILRLVDAGSFFEVKSAWATELVTGFGRLDGQVVGLVANQPSVRSGAVFVDSADKAARFVSLCDAFNVPLVFLQDVPGFMVGVAVERQGIIRHGAKMITAMASAEVPKFTVVMRKAYAAGFYAMCAPGFEPRATLALPTATIGTMSPEASTNAVYANKIAAIEDPAARAAFVSARVAEQAGDFSLAKMGSEVVVDAVVQPQDLRAELLRRLRAASGWQRSGHRRHHVVSPV